In the Bacillus sp. FJAT-42376 genome, TTATAAAGAGACGCGCTATTTTTGTACAGCGCGCATGCTCTCTTATTCTTTTACATCATATCCTTGATCATCAATCGTTTCTTTAATCTCTTCAAGACTAACCTCTTCAGGACGAAAGCTTACATCCACGGTCCCTTCTGCCAGATGAACTTTTACTGACTCCACTCCGGATAATTTTCCGACACTGCCTTCCACTGCCTTTACACAATGTTCACAGCTCATCCCTTCAACTTTTAGCGTTGTATCCAAATGAATCGCTCCTTCTTATTTTTTTATCAGCTTGCCGATTGTTAAGATGACTTCATCCAGGATTTCCTCATCCCCGGCCTGTATCCGCTCTGCCACACATGTTTTCATATGACCTTCAAGCAGAAGCCTGCCTACGCTGTTTAAGGCAGCCTGACTCGCAGCAATCTGGGTTATGACATCATCACAATACGTATCCTCTTCAATGAGCCTCTTAATCCCGCGGATCTGTCCCTCAATCCGATTAAGCCGGGATGTCAGATTTTTTTTCGTTAACGCAGAATGGTGGCTCTTTCTTTCTGAACTGGCACAATGTTCCGCTGTTTCGAGTCCAGTTAAATGAATTTGGTTATCTTCCATCCTTCCGCCCTCCTTCCGTGACATTATTCTGCCTGATATAGTCAATTTAACATACCCCGCCAGGGTATTCAATAAATTTGTTTTTGGATTCTCCGGTTAGATGATTTCTCTCTGGCCTCTTCCGGACAGGCCAGGTCCTTTCGGTTGATTTAACCGGTCTGACTGTAAAAGGATTGTTATTTATTTATTATGTTCAGCCTCTATGCTGCCCCTAAGCAGGCACCCTATACAAATGGTATAATACAAACAGACGATAAATGAAAAGGATGCGTACAATGAAGAAATTTGTCATTATTGGAGCCGGCATTCTTGGTGCTTCAGCTGCCTATCATCTCGCCAAGAAAGGCGCAGATGTCATCGTTGCAGACAGCGGTGAACCCGGTCAGGCTACTGGAGCGGCTGCGGGAATTATCTGCCCCTGGATTTCCCAGCGCAGAAATCAGGCATGGTACACGCTTGCTAAAAATGGGGCCCGGTATTACCCGGAATTGATCCGCCTCCTTGAACAGGACGGCGAGAGGGAAACGGGTTATGCAAAAGTTGGGGCTGTAAGCCTTCATAAGGATGAAAAGAAGATTATTGCAATGGAACAGCGGGCTCTTAAGAGGTTTCCGGACGCACCTGAAATGGGTGAAATTAAACGAATCGAACCTTGGGAGGCATCCTCCCTTTTCCCTCCTCTTTCGAACGAGTATTACGGTCTGCACGTCAGCGGTGCCGCAAGAGTGGATGGCCGTAAAATCCGCGATGCCTTAATTGGCGGAGCGAAGAAACATGGAGCTCAGGTTATATCAGGCAAGGCAGAGCTGCTATTTCAGGAGAATGAGGTAACTGGTGTGAGAATGAATCAGGAAACCATCCGGACTGATCAAGTCATTGTCTGTGCCGGTGCATGGGCGTCCCAGCTGTTCAAACCGCTCGGCATATCGTTTCAGGTTCACGTTCAGAAAGCACAGATTGTCCACCTTGAGCTTCCGGACAGGAATACAGGTAACTGGCCTGTGCTTATGCCGCCCGGAACCCAGTATATGTTAGCTTTTCCGAATGGCAGATTGGTTGCAGGGACGACGCATGAAGATACGGAGCAATATGATTCGCAGCCAACGGCGGGCGGAATTGCAGAAGTGCTTCAAAAAGCAATTGAAACCGCGCCTGGACTTGAAAATGCTGGTTTTAAAGAAGCAAGAGTGGGATTCAGACCTTTTACGGAAGGATTCTTGCCGGTAATCGGTCCAATTCCAAACTGGAAAGGCCTTCTTGCTGCCAATGGATTAGGCTCCTCCGGTCTGACAATGGGTCCATATTTAGGCTCAGAGCTCGCCAGACTCGCGATGGATGAACAGCCTGAAATAGATCTGAGCCTTTACGATCCAGCTAAGACGATTCAATTTCAATGAACAGGAAGTGAGAAAATGCAAAACAAAGATATGGAGAACCAGATCATACAAACCTATCAAAAAGATGAAAAAATGATGATTCTTGTATTTGCACAATGGTGCATCAATCATGACATAGATCCTGAGCAGCTATACTTGACAGCCTATCCTCAGCAGGAATCCAATCAGGCTTTAAAAGAAGCGCTTGAGCTTACCGTATCAAAGGAAGAAGCTGGATTCATTCCAGATGACACATTGCTTGGAGTCTTGTCTATGTTCGGTAACGAGGATCTTGCATTCGCCGTAACGGAGGAAATTTCCAAGAGAAAGAAGCAGCGTAAAGAGAATTGAATTTTCCTCTTTAAGCGTGTAATAAGAGCTATAGTCTGATAGAGTGAAACCATAGTATGAAAAGGAGAGTGCTGATCTATCGTGCATACGCATGATTTGTCTATTTCGGTTCAAACGGCGGTTTTAACCGTAAGTGATACACGTACAAAACAAACGGACCTCAGCGGGACGGCAATAAACGAGCTTTTAATAGAAAGCGGACATTCGGTAAAAGAGTACAGCATTGTGTCTGACGATATCGAGTTGATTTCTTCTTTCATTCGCACTCAGAGCGAAAATCCGGAAATCCAGGCGATTATTATTACAGGAGGTACCGGCTTCACCCCCCGGGATGTCACCTATGAAGCGGTGTCGCGTTTATTTGAAAAAGAAATGACCGGATTCGGGGAACTGTTCCGAAGCTTAAGCTATGAGGAAATCGGTGTGAAGGCGATGTTCAGCAGAGCCGCAGCCGGAAGCAGAAATGGATGCGCGATCTACGCCCTGCCCGGCTCCCTTAATGCGGTAAAGCTCGGAATGACAAAATTGATTCTTCCTTCCATTCAGCATTTCACAGAGGAGCTGAACCGGATATGAAGATGGCAGGAGTCGTGCTCGCCGGCGGAAGATCGTCCAGATTCGGAAAGCCCAAAATGTTTGAGATTCATAATGGAAAAGCTTTTTATGAACATAGCTTAGATGCCCTTAAATTTAACCAATTGTCCCCTTTAGTTATTTCAACGAACGAGGAACTGGTCCAGCAATTCCAAAGAGAAGATGTACGTCTCATTGTGGAAAAGGAATCTGCTTCCTATCAAGGGCCTTTATACGCCATACATAATGTGATGAGCAGCATGGACAGTGCGGAATGGTTTTTTATTCTATCCTGTGATATTCCGTTTGTCACGAACGAATTTGTCAGCGAAATGATAAGCTTCGCTCAGGATTCAGAAGCAGATGCAGTTGTGCCGGTTCAGGGAGGCCGGATCCAGCCGTTGATGGCTTTATACCATAAAAGAACGATGCCGAGCTTTGAAAAAATGCTCGCAGCGGATGAGCATAAGCTTGCCCATCTTCTAAATGAGCTGCACGTATTGACCATCCCGTTTTCAGAGGATGATGCTGCGTTTATCAATATCAACCATGCGAAAGACTGGAATACCGATTATTAGGAGGTGAAAGTTATGGGTTCTTTTACGCATTGGAATGAATCCGGGAGACCGAAAATGGTCGATATTTCCGATAAAAGTCCATCCAGCAGAACGGCTGTGGCGCAATCGGTCATCGCTTTGTCCGATGAGCTTTACACGGCCATAGAAGCCGGATCCATAAAAAAAGGTGATCCGCTTCAAGTTGCCCAAATTGCCGGAATCATGGGTGCAAAAAAAACATCAGATATTATCCCGATGTGCCACCCTATTCAGCTTCAGGGAACGGATTTTGACTTTCAGTACGTCAAAAAAGAGAAAGGCTATGAGCTGATCATTCAGGCA is a window encoding:
- a CDS encoding MogA/MoaB family molybdenum cofactor biosynthesis protein, encoding MHTHDLSISVQTAVLTVSDTRTKQTDLSGTAINELLIESGHSVKEYSIVSDDIELISSFIRTQSENPEIQAIIITGGTGFTPRDVTYEAVSRLFEKEMTGFGELFRSLSYEEIGVKAMFSRAAAGSRNGCAIYALPGSLNAVKLGMTKLILPSIQHFTEELNRI
- a CDS encoding metal-sensitive transcriptional regulator gives rise to the protein MEDNQIHLTGLETAEHCASSERKSHHSALTKKNLTSRLNRIEGQIRGIKRLIEEDTYCDDVITQIAASQAALNSVGRLLLEGHMKTCVAERIQAGDEEILDEVILTIGKLIKK
- a CDS encoding molybdenum cofactor guanylyltransferase translates to MKMAGVVLAGGRSSRFGKPKMFEIHNGKAFYEHSLDALKFNQLSPLVISTNEELVQQFQREDVRLIVEKESASYQGPLYAIHNVMSSMDSAEWFFILSCDIPFVTNEFVSEMISFAQDSEADAVVPVQGGRIQPLMALYHKRTMPSFEKMLAADEHKLAHLLNELHVLTIPFSEDDAAFININHAKDWNTDY
- the copZ gene encoding copper chaperone CopZ; its protein translation is MDTTLKVEGMSCEHCVKAVEGSVGKLSGVESVKVHLAEGTVDVSFRPEEVSLEEIKETIDDQGYDVKE
- the moaC gene encoding cyclic pyranopterin monophosphate synthase MoaC — encoded protein: MGSFTHWNESGRPKMVDISDKSPSSRTAVAQSVIALSDELYTAIEAGSIKKGDPLQVAQIAGIMGAKKTSDIIPMCHPIQLQGTDFDFQYVKKEKGYELIIQATVKCDGKTGVEMEALTAASIAALTFYDMCKAVDKSMVIKETSLLKKTGGKSGDYISS
- a CDS encoding FAD-binding oxidoreductase, whose translation is MKKFVIIGAGILGASAAYHLAKKGADVIVADSGEPGQATGAAAGIICPWISQRRNQAWYTLAKNGARYYPELIRLLEQDGERETGYAKVGAVSLHKDEKKIIAMEQRALKRFPDAPEMGEIKRIEPWEASSLFPPLSNEYYGLHVSGAARVDGRKIRDALIGGAKKHGAQVISGKAELLFQENEVTGVRMNQETIRTDQVIVCAGAWASQLFKPLGISFQVHVQKAQIVHLELPDRNTGNWPVLMPPGTQYMLAFPNGRLVAGTTHEDTEQYDSQPTAGGIAEVLQKAIETAPGLENAGFKEARVGFRPFTEGFLPVIGPIPNWKGLLAANGLGSSGLTMGPYLGSELARLAMDEQPEIDLSLYDPAKTIQFQ